ATGAAAAGAGTGAAGAAGACAAAAGTTGAGAAGCTTTCTATTGTTGACCACTCAAAGATTGACTATATACCATTCAGAAAGAATTTTTATATTGAAGTGAGAGAGATCTCGAAGATGACTCCTGAAGAAGTTTCAGTATACAGGAAGCAGTTGGAGTTGAAGATACATGGGAAGGATGTGCCTAAGCCTGTAAAATCATGGAACCAGACTGGGCTGACTAGCAAAATTTTGGAgacaataaaaaaacataacttCGAAAAGCCTATGTCTATTCAAGCTCAGGCGCTGCCTACAATTATGAGTGGTCGAGATTGCATAGGTATTGCTAAAACTGGGTCAGGTAAAACACTTGCTTTTGTTCTGCCAATGTTGAGGCATATCAAGGATCAGCCGCCAGTTGTTGCAGGGGATGGACCTATTGGGCTTATCATGGCTCCTACAAGGGAACTTGTTCAACAGATTCACAGTGATATAAAGAAGTTTACTAAGGTACTGGGTATCAGGTGCGTGCCTGTCTATGGTGGTTCAGGTGTTGCTCAACAAATCAGTGAGTTGAAACGTGGTACTGAGATAGTGGTTTGTACTCCAGGTAGGATGATTGATATACTATGCACCAGTAGTGGGAAAATAACTAACCTGCGGAGAGTCACTTATTTGGTTATGGATGAGGCTGATCGAATGTTTGACATGGGCTTTGAACCTCAAATCACACGAATTGTTCAGAATATTCGGCCAGATCGTCAAACAGTTCTCTTCTCTGCTACTTTCCCCCGCCAGGTTGAAATTCTGGCACGCAAGGTTTTGAATAAACCTGTAGAAATACAAGTTGGCGGGAGAAGTGTTGTGAACAAAGACATATCACAGCTAGTTGAGGTGAGGCCAGAAAATGAGAGGTTCTTTAGACTCTTAGAAATACTGGGCGAATGGTATGAGAAAGGAAAGATCTTGATATTTGTCCATTCACAGGAGAAATGTGATTCTTTGTTCAAGGATCTGCTCAGGCACGGTTACCCATGTCTTTCTCTTCACGGGGCTAAGGATCAGACAGACCGTGAATCCACAATTTCTGATTTTAAAAGCAATGTCTGCAATTTGTTGGTTGCAACAAGTATTGCTGCCCGGGGATTAGATGTCAAGGAGCTCGAATTGGTGATCAATTATGATGTTTCAAACCACTATGAAGATTATGTACATCGTGTTGGGCGCACTGGCCGAGCTGGCCGTAAGGGTTGTGCCATTACATTTATTTCTGAGGAAGAGGCAAAATATGCACCAGATCTGGTGAAAGCCTTGGAGCTATCTGAGCAGACTGTTCCCGATGATCTGAAAGCTCTTGCTGATAGCTTTATGGCGAAAGTCAATCAAGGACTGGAGCAAGCGCATGGGACTGGTTATGGAGGAAGTGGCTTTAAGTTTaatgaagaggaagatgaggtgAGGAAAGCAGCAAAGAAAGCGCAAGCCAAAGAATATGGGTTTGAAGAAGACAAGTCAGAttctgaagatgaagatgatggtatTAGGAAGGCAGGTGATGTCTCACAGCATCCTGCTCTTGCTCAGTTTCTTGCTGCCTCAAAAGTGAATACTTCTGTGATGCACACTCCCATCTCAGCTGCCCAGCTCATTCCAAATGGTGGACTACCTGTTCCTTTGCCAATTCTCCCGACTTCAACAGTCTTGCCTGGGACAGGGCTACCCCTTGCTACAACTGATGGGGCAGCTCGAGCAGCATTAGCTGCTATAAACCTGCAGCACAACTTGGCAAAAATACAATCTGAAGCATTGCCAGAGCATTACGAGgctgagttggaaataaatgaTTTCCCCCAGAATGCTCGCTGGAAAGTCACACACAAGGAAACCTTAGGCCCCATTTCTGAATGGACTGGAGCTGCCATTACCACCAGGGGGCAGTTTGTCAACCCTGGCAAAATCCCAGGACCTGGGGAACGCAAGCTCTACTTGTTCATTGAGGGTCCTAGTGAGCAATCAGTTAAGAGAGCCAAAACAGAATTGAAGCGTGTTTTGGAAGACATCACAAACCAGGCTTTGCAACTTCCTGGTGGATCTCAACCAGGCAAATACTCTGTCGTATAAGGGGTAAGATCCTGATCTAATTTAGCATT
This is a stretch of genomic DNA from Lotus japonicus ecotype B-129 chromosome 1, LjGifu_v1.2. It encodes these proteins:
- the LOC130733606 gene encoding DEAD-box ATP-dependent RNA helicase 42 yields the protein MEEVKHKSRKEDYEVKESETKRSHRDRDRERVRKERSEGRHRDREKRDRESRRHEREKSTDSEDRDREKKRKDKDKSKDKEREKGRDKKRDRDREDKERERAERAREKERERERKEEKERIREKEREREREKEKERRDHEREKEKERERERGRRVRDREKHRDDDSEHSDSEPRERDRKRHRKEDDGYKGRERERSSGKSNRKTEELEASPRKKSDGDDSDTKEKEIKPTREEEMEDEQRRLDDEMEKRRRRVQEWQELRRKKEEAEREKGGEASAIELESGKTWTLEGESDDEDGTGTGKLNTDMDVDEDDKSADKEPGDSMVVDVDNGAVASDLQNGAADASPDEEIDPLDAFMNSMVLPEVEKLNNAVTSSFVDKAADLNPKDKGDERSSSAHPRKGSNKSIGRIIPGEESDTEYADPETEGDDVDEDDDEFMKRVKKTKVEKLSIVDHSKIDYIPFRKNFYIEVREISKMTPEEVSVYRKQLELKIHGKDVPKPVKSWNQTGLTSKILETIKKHNFEKPMSIQAQALPTIMSGRDCIGIAKTGSGKTLAFVLPMLRHIKDQPPVVAGDGPIGLIMAPTRELVQQIHSDIKKFTKVLGIRCVPVYGGSGVAQQISELKRGTEIVVCTPGRMIDILCTSSGKITNLRRVTYLVMDEADRMFDMGFEPQITRIVQNIRPDRQTVLFSATFPRQVEILARKVLNKPVEIQVGGRSVVNKDISQLVEVRPENERFFRLLEILGEWYEKGKILIFVHSQEKCDSLFKDLLRHGYPCLSLHGAKDQTDRESTISDFKSNVCNLLVATSIAARGLDVKELELVINYDVSNHYEDYVHRVGRTGRAGRKGCAITFISEEEAKYAPDLVKALELSEQTVPDDLKALADSFMAKVNQGLEQAHGTGYGGSGFKFNEEEDEVRKAAKKAQAKEYGFEEDKSDSEDEDDGIRKAGDVSQHPALAQFLAASKVNTSVMHTPISAAQLIPNGGLPVPLPILPTSTVLPGTGLPLATTDGAARAALAAINLQHNLAKIQSEALPEHYEAELEINDFPQNARWKVTHKETLGPISEWTGAAITTRGQFVNPGKIPGPGERKLYLFIEGPSEQSVKRAKTELKRVLEDITNQALQLPGGSQPGKYSVV